The proteins below come from a single Vibrio diazotrophicus genomic window:
- a CDS encoding DUF4832 domain-containing protein, with the protein MKIRPYKAVVLAMLTMLPLSSGLAKKPDNHPSNNKHDQGSETETSTGGGESELVDLNNQTFITVYPTALTGPVTNPGMGVETFHDNWGSTLSSSEYPDAGIDYYRFYWNELEPEEGKYAFDKLDKILSENRHETPPKMVAIRFMTAEEPESGSKVPQWLINKGISGYWTEDNKTFVPNLDDSLYLYYGEKLLKAFGKRYDGNSNLSHIDIGMVGSWGEWHNSNFSGLEPLHQKYSDADLNKWVDLHFEAFPKTPKVMLISGGNSLAYATEKGAGWRADCWGDWHHFSTTWSHMRDDYPYRIQQAQYDAPNFDTSWQRGPISLETCGTMQGWESTQGYSYEEVKASLDWAIAHHASTLNLKSKPIPTQYRGLLDDALLKIGYRIRLEKLNHQVELKAGGVMNVNALFVNEGVAPPYQHRYLAYRLIDANGNTAFFGTSSYDVRSWLPGEHETHSSLTLPSTLEAGHYYLELALVDSHGDARLNFANAGKQESGWYRFSDLTIL; encoded by the coding sequence ATGAAAATACGGCCTTACAAAGCTGTTGTATTGGCAATGCTGACAATGTTGCCTCTTAGTTCTGGACTAGCAAAAAAGCCGGATAACCATCCGTCAAATAATAAGCACGATCAAGGATCTGAAACTGAAACAAGTACTGGCGGTGGCGAAAGCGAGCTGGTGGATCTAAACAACCAAACTTTTATTACCGTCTATCCTACAGCGCTTACTGGCCCTGTTACTAACCCGGGGATGGGCGTTGAAACCTTTCACGATAATTGGGGCTCGACATTAAGCTCTAGCGAATATCCGGATGCTGGCATTGATTACTACCGATTCTACTGGAACGAATTGGAGCCTGAAGAAGGTAAGTATGCCTTTGATAAGCTGGATAAAATTCTCAGTGAAAACCGCCATGAAACGCCACCTAAAATGGTAGCGATTCGCTTTATGACAGCGGAAGAACCGGAAAGCGGCAGCAAAGTACCACAATGGCTAATTAACAAAGGCATTAGCGGTTATTGGACTGAAGATAATAAAACCTTCGTCCCAAACCTAGATGACAGCTTGTACCTTTACTACGGTGAAAAACTGCTGAAAGCCTTCGGTAAGCGTTACGATGGCAATTCTAACTTAAGCCATATTGATATTGGCATGGTCGGTTCTTGGGGCGAATGGCACAACAGTAACTTTTCCGGTTTAGAGCCGTTACATCAGAAATACAGCGATGCTGACCTGAACAAGTGGGTTGATCTGCATTTTGAAGCATTCCCTAAAACACCAAAAGTGATGTTAATCAGCGGCGGTAACAGTTTAGCTTACGCGACTGAAAAAGGAGCGGGATGGCGAGCGGATTGTTGGGGAGACTGGCACCATTTCTCAACCACTTGGAGCCACATGAGAGATGATTACCCATATCGCATTCAGCAAGCTCAGTATGACGCTCCAAACTTTGATACTAGTTGGCAACGTGGACCTATCAGTCTTGAAACCTGTGGAACAATGCAAGGTTGGGAATCAACTCAAGGCTATAGCTATGAAGAAGTGAAAGCCAGTTTGGATTGGGCAATTGCGCATCACGCGTCGACGTTGAATTTGAAATCAAAGCCGATCCCGACTCAGTATCGTGGGCTACTTGATGACGCACTTCTTAAGATTGGCTACCGAATTCGTTTAGAGAAACTCAATCACCAAGTTGAACTCAAAGCTGGTGGTGTGATGAATGTGAACGCATTGTTTGTCAACGAAGGTGTCGCTCCACCTTATCAACATCGTTATTTGGCTTACAGACTAATAGATGCCAATGGTAATACCGCTTTCTTTGGTACTTCTAGCTACGATGTTCGTTCATGGTTACCGGGAGAACACGAAACGCACAGTAGCCTTACGCTACCAAGTACACTTGAAGCAGGGCATTATTATCTTGAGCTCGCTCTGGTTGATAGCCATGGTGATGCGCGCTTAAATTTCGCTAACGCTGGCAAGCAAGAATCTGGTTGGTATCGTTTTTCAGATTTAACGATTTTATAA
- a CDS encoding YgjV family protein, which translates to MDMQTIEIMGYAASIMVAISLTMKDIVKLRILNFIGCTLFSAYGLMIDALPVVATNTFIAVVNVYFLVKMYQEKKAAEAEGVQNPA; encoded by the coding sequence ATGGATATGCAAACAATTGAAATCATGGGTTACGCAGCGTCAATCATGGTTGCTATTTCTCTAACTATGAAAGACATCGTAAAGCTTCGTATTCTGAACTTTATCGGTTGTACGCTATTCTCAGCTTACGGTCTTATGATCGATGCGCTGCCAGTTGTAGCAACAAACACTTTCATCGCTGTTGTAAACGTATACTTCCTAGTGAAGATGTACCAAGAGAAGAAAGCCGCTGAAGCAGAAGGTGTTCAAAACCCAGCTTAA
- a CDS encoding VOC family protein, with protein MKQNIVHIALVVRDYDEAIDFYVNKLKFELIEDTYQPEQDKRWVVVAPPNSHGVSLLLAKASKPEQHDFIGNQAGGRVFLFLNTDDFWRDYEYMKSIGIKFIREPQQQDYGTVAVFEDLYGNLWDLLQLNADHPMAKR; from the coding sequence ATGAAACAAAACATTGTACATATTGCATTAGTCGTCAGAGATTATGACGAAGCGATTGATTTTTATGTGAACAAGCTTAAGTTTGAGCTTATTGAAGATACCTACCAGCCTGAGCAGGATAAGCGTTGGGTGGTGGTTGCCCCACCAAATTCACATGGTGTTAGCTTGTTGTTGGCGAAAGCTTCAAAGCCTGAACAACATGACTTTATCGGCAATCAAGCTGGAGGCCGAGTGTTTCTCTTTTTAAATACTGATGATTTCTGGAGAGATTACGAATATATGAAATCAATTGGTATTAAGTTCATCAGAGAACCTCAACAACAAGACTATGGTACTGTTGCTGTGTTTGAAGATCTTTATGGTAATTTGTGGGACCTATTGCAGCTCAATGCTGACCATCCTATGGCCAAGCGATAA
- a CDS encoding DUF496 family protein has product MNSVFEIVSLARRKNKLKRELLDNEKKVRDNRKRVDLLENLVDYIKPEMTQEEIMTIVKNMKADYEDRVDDHIIKSAEISKERRDISRRIRELTEQDKQAHQPKK; this is encoded by the coding sequence ATGAACAGCGTATTTGAAATCGTGAGCTTAGCTCGTCGCAAAAACAAACTGAAACGTGAACTTCTTGATAATGAAAAGAAAGTTCGTGATAACCGCAAACGTGTAGACTTGCTTGAAAACTTGGTTGATTACATCAAACCAGAAATGACTCAAGAAGAGATCATGACTATCGTTAAGAACATGAAAGCAGACTACGAAGATCGTGTTGATGACCACATCATCAAAAGCGCAGAAATTTCAAAAGAGCGCCGCGACATCAGCCGTCGTATCCGTGAGCTAACAGAACAAGATAAGCAAGCGCACCAACCTAAAAAATAA
- a CDS encoding YceH family protein produces the protein MNIELSPLEARVIGCLIEKEVTTPDYYPLTLNSLTAAVNQKSNREPVLSLSDAEVQDVVSELISRRLVSDESGFNSRASKFQHRFCNTEFGDLKLNEQELGIVCCLLLRGPQTPGELRTRTNRLCSFNDVKETEAVLERLAARESGSLVVKLPREPGKRESRYQHLFSGEVDLEALAVESSSASTFSSNKMEMLEAEVAELRQEVAELRAMVEKLL, from the coding sequence ATGAATATAGAATTGAGTCCTTTAGAAGCGCGAGTCATTGGCTGTTTGATTGAAAAGGAAGTCACAACTCCAGATTATTACCCGCTAACCTTAAATAGTTTGACTGCCGCTGTTAACCAAAAAAGTAATCGTGAGCCAGTTTTGTCGCTGAGTGATGCAGAAGTTCAAGATGTAGTGTCTGAACTTATCTCTCGCCGTTTAGTGAGTGATGAGAGTGGTTTTAACAGCCGCGCAAGCAAGTTTCAGCATAGATTTTGTAATACCGAGTTCGGTGACTTAAAGCTGAATGAGCAAGAACTAGGCATTGTCTGTTGTCTGTTGCTACGAGGCCCTCAAACGCCAGGCGAGCTAAGAACAAGAACCAATCGTTTATGCTCATTTAACGATGTTAAAGAAACAGAAGCAGTACTAGAACGTTTAGCTGCGCGAGAATCAGGTTCATTAGTGGTGAAACTGCCTCGTGAGCCAGGTAAACGAGAGTCGCGTTATCAGCATCTGTTTTCCGGAGAAGTAGACTTGGAAGCTCTAGCGGTTGAGTCATCTTCGGCAAGTACTTTCTCAAGCAACAAAATGGAAATGCTTGAGGCTGAAGTCGCAGAGCTACGACAAGAAGTTGCTGAACTCAGAGCCATGGTAGAAAAGCTTCTTTAA
- a CDS encoding GIY-YIG nuclease family protein gives MTTLSHKEKSWWVYFVRTPQNSLYCGITTDVERRFGQHCSGTGAKALRGKMPLELVWSHQVGDKKGDALRLEYRIKRLSKIQKEKLIQQPSLLSVYVPN, from the coding sequence ATGACAACGTTAAGCCACAAAGAAAAATCGTGGTGGGTGTACTTTGTACGAACACCACAAAATTCCCTCTACTGCGGTATTACCACAGATGTCGAACGTCGTTTTGGCCAGCACTGCTCAGGCACTGGTGCAAAAGCTTTAAGAGGAAAGATGCCTTTAGAGCTGGTTTGGTCGCATCAAGTTGGTGACAAGAAAGGTGATGCTCTTCGACTTGAATATCGAATCAAACGTCTGTCTAAGATTCAAAAAGAAAAACTCATTCAACAACCTTCATTACTAAGCGTATACGTTCCTAACTAA
- a CDS encoding conjugal transfer protein TraF gives MNNSKKVLSIAVCGLVATSVNAANTVADARGNGMGNTGVTTADYLLAPFYNPALGAIYRDNDTFGILLPAIGATARDPDESLTTIDDLQDSIKAFEAAATPTQENVNQINSYLDQLSDDKPLGVSAGAGMAVAVPLEAVSVNFIARGYAEVLVRTDIEASTGNTEADARNRYENSSVDLLAFGYTEYGLSFAKTVAIKGQDFAFGVTPKFQQLRTYKQVVTVENFDLDDYDKSEVKDNAFNLDLGAVWMLDNYRAGIAVKDLFSQELKTYDGVNTYQLDTQVTVSGGYVTELFTASVDIDLTKQERFSGYKDNTQYVRFGVEGNAWGWAQLRAGYEIDIEDTLDDAVTLGIGISPGDLVSFDLAGNYAGDGQFGVSTNLAFTF, from the coding sequence ATGAATAATTCTAAGAAAGTACTTTCTATAGCAGTGTGTGGATTGGTTGCGACCTCAGTAAATGCGGCGAATACAGTCGCCGATGCACGTGGTAACGGTATGGGCAATACTGGTGTGACAACTGCCGACTATCTTCTCGCTCCTTTTTATAACCCAGCATTAGGAGCAATATATCGAGACAATGATACCTTCGGTATCTTACTGCCCGCAATCGGAGCAACGGCTCGTGACCCAGACGAGTCATTAACAACAATTGATGATCTGCAAGACAGCATTAAAGCCTTTGAAGCCGCAGCTACACCGACTCAAGAAAACGTCAATCAAATAAACAGTTATCTTGATCAACTCTCTGACGACAAACCTTTGGGTGTTTCTGCTGGCGCAGGTATGGCTGTTGCTGTACCTCTAGAGGCTGTTTCAGTGAACTTTATCGCTCGAGGGTACGCTGAAGTTTTGGTAAGAACAGATATTGAGGCTTCTACGGGGAATACAGAGGCTGATGCCAGAAACCGTTACGAAAATTCAAGTGTGGATTTATTGGCTTTCGGCTATACAGAGTATGGCCTGTCATTTGCGAAAACTGTAGCGATCAAAGGACAAGACTTTGCGTTTGGTGTTACACCTAAGTTCCAACAACTGCGTACATATAAACAAGTTGTCACGGTAGAAAACTTTGATTTGGATGATTATGACAAAAGCGAAGTGAAAGACAATGCGTTCAACTTGGATTTGGGGGCGGTATGGATGCTCGATAATTATCGGGCAGGTATTGCAGTTAAAGATCTCTTTTCACAAGAGCTTAAAACCTATGATGGAGTTAACACCTATCAATTAGATACTCAGGTCACGGTTTCCGGTGGATACGTAACTGAGCTGTTTACTGCCTCTGTGGATATCGATTTAACCAAGCAGGAAAGATTCTCAGGGTATAAAGATAATACTCAATATGTTCGGTTTGGTGTTGAAGGTAATGCATGGGGATGGGCTCAGCTGAGAGCGGGCTACGAGATTGATATTGAAGATACGTTGGATGATGCTGTTACCCTTGGTATCGGGATTAGCCCTGGAGATCTCGTCAGTTTTGACTTGGCTGGTAATTATGCGGGAGACGGGCAGTTTGGGGTTTCAACCAACCTAGCTTTCACTTTCTAG
- a CDS encoding autoinducer 2-binding periplasmic protein LuxP: MKRALLFSLFFSATPALSAQFLDGYWHYKEFLSINPTEKERTLLLSETVRNKPVPISVTQDKPVTISVVYPGQQISDYWVRNIKAFEKRMEELGIKYQLNQVFTRPNVDMRQQSLSLMEAIKNNTGYLIFTLDTTRHRKFIEHVLNSSDTKLILQNITTPVQGWEERQPMMYVGFDHELGANQIADYYKQAIPDGSKYSVLYFSEGYISDARGSSFIQMMEESNSYKLSSSFYTKTTEQSGYESTLKIIEKDPDIKFIYACSTDVALGAAKALKELNRQDVEINGWGGGSAELDAIVQGDLDVTVMRMNDDTGIAMAEAIKWDIENKPVPLVYSGDLAVVTKNDSKETIEKLKQRAFRYSDN, from the coding sequence ATGAAAAGAGCCTTATTGTTTTCACTTTTTTTTAGTGCCACACCTGCATTGTCGGCTCAATTTCTAGATGGTTATTGGCACTACAAAGAGTTTTTAAGTATCAACCCAACGGAGAAAGAGCGGACGCTTTTGCTTTCGGAAACCGTGCGTAACAAACCTGTCCCAATCTCTGTCACTCAAGACAAACCTGTCACTATCTCTGTTGTTTATCCCGGCCAACAAATTTCTGATTATTGGGTTCGCAATATCAAGGCATTCGAGAAACGAATGGAAGAGTTGGGGATTAAATATCAGTTAAACCAAGTGTTTACTAGACCAAACGTGGATATGAGACAACAAAGTTTGTCTCTGATGGAAGCGATAAAAAATAACACTGGCTATTTAATTTTTACTCTAGACACAACACGCCATAGGAAATTTATCGAACACGTGTTGAATTCGTCAGACACCAAACTCATTCTGCAAAATATCACGACACCAGTGCAAGGCTGGGAAGAGAGACAACCCATGATGTATGTGGGTTTCGATCATGAGCTCGGTGCAAATCAAATTGCTGATTATTACAAGCAAGCTATTCCAGATGGCAGTAAGTATTCGGTGCTGTATTTTTCTGAAGGTTATATCAGTGATGCTCGTGGTAGTAGCTTCATTCAAATGATGGAAGAGAGTAATAGCTACAAGCTTTCTTCGTCTTTTTATACCAAAACTACCGAGCAGAGTGGTTATGAGTCGACGTTAAAGATCATTGAAAAAGATCCTGATATTAAATTCATCTATGCCTGTTCAACCGACGTTGCATTAGGTGCAGCAAAAGCGCTAAAGGAATTGAATCGTCAGGACGTTGAAATCAATGGATGGGGAGGCGGTTCTGCTGAGCTAGACGCTATCGTGCAAGGTGATTTGGATGTTACTGTGATGCGAATGAATGATGATACCGGTATTGCAATGGCGGAAGCCATTAAATGGGACATCGAAAATAAACCCGTACCGCTTGTCTATTCAGGCGATTTAGCCGTTGTAACTAAAAATGACTCTAAAGAAACGATAGAGAAACTCAAACAACGCGCTTTCCGATATTCAGATAATTAG
- the luxQ gene encoding quorum-sensing autoinducer 2 sensor kinase/phosphatase LuxQ, which yields MVKSINPIKQKKNIASFISHAIVVALGTLIIMVLFQSYQISSRLIAQEVMRTSKQTSSLIQSLFDFRLATLQIHQDSSAKNATLVQAIHSGKEEELDQYFLTVDQLELSNTPDIRFITSQKEMLWDDGNSQFYGIETKELGKIVRRVSISSNWHLIKSPSLLGPTYLLVRRSSIVDPATGEVLGFLYVSIVLNDNYALIETIKDNSNAQNLVLAVDENILSSTLNGNDLYNEQDIIRSVTGEALDEKNIVSKTMLELEGVPTYLAVFSVQSNQNALKLRDSYYFWIVFALIALLGVTIVTRWWLHKRIKHEIDQLMSYTHKVAVQGKEYFFPGSAIYEFDHFGRTLENTFQRLAEQEKQFEDLFNFSLSPIILWSTEGYIIRMNPAAQKEFIGAKGESKRSFRALEKQLLPDIQSAATGELSKEVMTEIDKKVFRWSISPIVIENKIESIITQGQDVTSFAEAEKQSRLARKEAEESARVRADFLAKMSHELRTPLNGILGVSQLLKRSVTSPEQIDQLNVLCSSGEHLLAVLNDILDFSKIEQGQFRISSSDFPLINVVSAIEQIYKPMCQEKNLAFEIETDINEGVIVNSNQVRLNQILYNIINNALKFTNEGSIYVRISMQYGVTDQLYVTVRDTGIGIKESDLKIIFEPFMQAEPTTTREYGGSGLGLAIVHSLVEMLGGSIQVKSEFGKGTEFVVILPMEVVSRKSISDEKQEETKRFALFDKSLKVLLVEDNHTNAFIARAFCEKYGMDVDWVKDGLQAIEKAKTQQYDIIFMDNQLPFLDGVDATKVLKKEMQLNTPVFACTADGMESTQQAFLAAGAEYVIVKPIREESLYQALVHYKQTYC from the coding sequence GTGGTAAAAAGTATCAACCCGATTAAGCAGAAGAAAAATATTGCATCTTTTATAAGTCATGCAATTGTTGTTGCACTTGGTACTTTGATCATCATGGTATTGTTCCAGAGCTATCAAATCAGTAGTCGTTTAATTGCTCAAGAAGTCATGAGAACGTCAAAGCAGACTTCGAGCTTAATACAAAGTTTGTTTGATTTTCGTCTTGCTACACTGCAGATACACCAAGACAGTAGTGCGAAGAACGCAACACTGGTTCAGGCTATTCACAGCGGCAAAGAAGAAGAGCTGGATCAATACTTTCTTACTGTTGACCAGCTTGAGCTCTCTAATACACCAGACATTCGTTTTATTACCAGCCAGAAAGAAATGCTTTGGGACGATGGCAACTCTCAGTTCTATGGTATTGAAACCAAAGAGCTTGGGAAAATAGTCCGTAGAGTGTCAATAAGCAGTAACTGGCATCTGATTAAGAGCCCTTCGCTACTTGGTCCTACTTACCTTTTGGTAAGAAGGTCTTCAATCGTCGATCCTGCAACGGGTGAAGTACTTGGCTTTCTCTATGTATCTATTGTTCTCAATGATAACTACGCATTGATTGAAACGATTAAAGATAACAGCAATGCCCAAAATCTGGTGCTTGCTGTGGATGAAAATATTTTGTCTTCGACCCTGAATGGCAACGATCTTTACAATGAACAAGATATTATCCGAAGTGTGACGGGTGAAGCTCTTGATGAAAAAAATATCGTCAGCAAAACCATGCTGGAACTTGAAGGTGTTCCTACCTATCTGGCGGTATTTTCAGTACAAAGTAACCAGAATGCATTGAAATTAAGAGACAGCTATTATTTTTGGATTGTGTTTGCGTTAATCGCTTTGTTGGGTGTAACCATTGTTACTCGCTGGTGGTTACATAAACGTATTAAACACGAAATTGATCAGCTGATGTCTTACACCCACAAAGTAGCGGTGCAGGGCAAAGAGTATTTCTTTCCGGGATCTGCGATTTATGAGTTTGACCATTTTGGACGCACGCTTGAAAACACCTTCCAGCGTTTAGCTGAGCAAGAAAAGCAGTTCGAAGATCTTTTCAATTTCTCACTCTCACCAATCATTCTATGGTCTACGGAAGGGTACATTATTCGTATGAACCCAGCCGCGCAGAAGGAGTTTATAGGTGCGAAAGGTGAAAGCAAGAGGTCGTTCAGGGCTTTAGAAAAACAACTCTTACCAGACATCCAATCTGCAGCAACCGGCGAACTATCGAAAGAGGTGATGACGGAAATCGATAAAAAAGTGTTCCGCTGGAGTATCTCACCGATAGTGATCGAAAATAAGATTGAGTCGATTATCACTCAGGGGCAAGACGTAACAAGTTTCGCGGAAGCAGAGAAACAAAGTCGATTAGCGCGCAAAGAAGCGGAAGAATCCGCAAGAGTTCGAGCGGACTTTTTAGCCAAGATGAGCCATGAACTGCGAACACCATTAAACGGAATTTTAGGTGTATCACAATTATTAAAACGCTCCGTAACAAGCCCTGAGCAAATCGATCAGCTCAATGTACTGTGCAGCAGCGGAGAACATTTACTCGCGGTACTTAACGATATTCTCGATTTCTCTAAGATTGAGCAGGGGCAGTTCCGTATTTCATCTTCAGACTTTCCGTTAATTAATGTGGTTTCTGCCATTGAACAAATTTACAAACCAATGTGCCAAGAGAAGAACTTGGCGTTTGAAATTGAAACTGACATTAACGAAGGCGTAATCGTTAACAGCAATCAGGTACGTTTAAATCAGATCTTGTACAACATTATTAATAACGCCCTCAAGTTTACGAATGAAGGTTCGATTTATGTTCGTATTTCTATGCAATATGGCGTCACCGACCAGTTATACGTCACCGTGAGGGATACTGGTATTGGTATTAAAGAATCTGACTTAAAGATTATTTTTGAACCGTTTATGCAAGCTGAACCGACAACAACTCGGGAGTATGGCGGTAGTGGATTAGGTCTGGCTATTGTTCACAGCCTTGTTGAAATGCTTGGTGGCTCAATTCAAGTGAAATCTGAATTTGGTAAAGGAACCGAGTTTGTGGTTATATTGCCGATGGAAGTTGTTTCTCGGAAAAGTATTTCGGATGAGAAACAAGAAGAAACTAAACGCTTTGCTTTATTTGATAAATCATTGAAAGTATTACTGGTTGAGGACAATCATACCAACGCGTTTATTGCTCGAGCGTTCTGTGAAAAGTATGGGATGGATGTGGATTGGGTCAAAGATGGCTTACAAGCGATAGAGAAAGCGAAAACACAGCAATACGACATTATTTTTATGGATAATCAATTGCCTTTCCTTGATGGTGTTGATGCAACGAAAGTCCTCAAGAAAGAGATGCAACTGAACACACCTGTTTTCGCCTGTACTGCCGATGGAATGGAGTCTACCCAACAAGCATTTTTAGCTGCGGGTGCCGAATATGTCATTGTTAAACCAATCCGAGAAGAGAGCCTGTATCAAGCTTTGGTTCATTACAAACAAACCTATTGTTAG
- a CDS encoding PilZ domain-containing protein, with amino-acid sequence MSTSSSNNISELEKYLQNGMKLSVSFQFGPNDNYDFTTTLVGHKTQQYLILDLPIKALELLVMRKLSNVQTVVRGICNKDYGHIVAFKTSTYQSIRRPFNLLFLRPPKHFATKTIREHERYSISLPASISTINSEVSGVMADLSVSGCGIFVAGENELQTGSKVDIRCELITSLPENLGCHIVKISREPKGHLIGIKFDETINMSDEMRKEVLEHAFSAGSI; translated from the coding sequence ATGTCGACATCAAGTTCCAATAACATCTCTGAACTCGAAAAATACCTCCAGAATGGCATGAAGTTGTCGGTCAGTTTCCAATTCGGCCCAAACGACAATTACGATTTCACAACCACCCTAGTCGGACATAAGACCCAACAGTATTTGATCCTCGATCTTCCAATCAAAGCATTGGAATTACTCGTCATGCGTAAGCTTTCTAATGTACAAACCGTGGTGAGGGGCATTTGCAACAAAGACTACGGACATATTGTTGCGTTTAAAACTTCAACTTATCAGTCGATTAGAAGACCTTTTAACCTTCTGTTTTTACGCCCTCCCAAACATTTTGCGACGAAAACTATTCGGGAGCATGAACGTTATTCAATTTCACTACCTGCTAGCATCAGCACAATAAACAGTGAAGTATCTGGCGTCATGGCGGATTTGTCCGTTTCTGGCTGTGGAATTTTTGTAGCTGGAGAAAACGAATTACAAACTGGCAGTAAAGTTGATATCCGCTGCGAATTGATAACTTCACTGCCTGAGAACCTTGGCTGTCACATTGTAAAAATCAGTAGAGAGCCCAAAGGGCATTTGATAGGTATTAAGTTCGATGAAACTATCAATATGTCAGACGAAATGAGAAAAGAAGTGCTGGAACATGCCTTCAGTGCTGGTTCGATATAG
- a CDS encoding cobyric acid synthase, whose amino-acid sequence MKMKTQALMVQGTTSDAGKSVLVAGICRVLARRGCKVAPFKPQNMALNSAVTADGGEIGRAQAVQALACGIEASVHMNPVLLKPNSDTGAQVILQGRALSNMEAQSYHDYKKVAMETVLDSFGKLQQQYEYIVIEGAGSPAEVNLRENDIANMGFAEAADVPVIIIADIDRGGVFAHLYGTLALLSESEQARVKGFVINRFRGDIALLQSGLDWLEEKTGKPVLGVLPYLHGFDLEAEDAITANQVKAEQTKLKVVVPVFTRISNHTDFDALRLNPDIDLRYVGKGEKLQHADLIVLPGSKSTRADMEYLRSQGWDKDIQRHIRLGGKVMGICGGYQMLGHWIHDPDGVEGKAGSSKGLGLLDMDTTLTSQKQLTNVKGTLHLNGESARVSGYEIHVGVSELAVDSHSKPIITLDNGNNDGLVSPCGQILGTYLHGVFDEFETASLICRWAGAEELQEYDHVATKELAINRIADAIEENMNWSSLWDGAFKVK is encoded by the coding sequence ATGAAAATGAAGACTCAAGCTCTAATGGTACAAGGTACCACTTCTGATGCTGGTAAAAGTGTATTAGTGGCAGGTATATGCCGAGTGTTGGCAAGACGAGGCTGCAAAGTCGCACCATTTAAACCACAGAATATGGCCTTGAATAGTGCGGTTACTGCTGATGGCGGCGAAATTGGCCGAGCTCAGGCAGTACAGGCTCTTGCTTGTGGCATTGAGGCTTCAGTACACATGAATCCTGTTTTACTCAAACCTAATTCGGATACGGGTGCGCAAGTTATTTTGCAAGGTAGGGCACTCTCTAATATGGAAGCGCAAAGCTATCACGACTATAAAAAGGTTGCGATGGAAACGGTTCTAGATTCATTTGGCAAGCTGCAACAGCAGTATGAGTATATTGTGATAGAGGGTGCAGGTAGCCCCGCAGAAGTGAACCTAAGAGAGAACGATATTGCCAATATGGGGTTTGCAGAGGCTGCAGATGTTCCCGTGATTATCATTGCCGATATTGATAGAGGCGGTGTTTTTGCCCATCTTTACGGGACGTTAGCTCTATTATCTGAGTCCGAGCAAGCTAGAGTTAAAGGTTTTGTTATTAACCGTTTCAGAGGTGATATTGCTCTTTTACAGTCAGGGCTAGATTGGCTGGAAGAAAAGACAGGCAAGCCTGTACTTGGTGTACTCCCATATTTACACGGATTTGATTTAGAAGCGGAAGACGCAATTACTGCTAATCAAGTTAAAGCTGAACAAACCAAGCTTAAAGTCGTCGTTCCGGTTTTTACCCGTATTAGCAACCATACCGATTTTGATGCCTTGCGACTAAACCCTGATATTGACCTGCGTTATGTAGGTAAAGGAGAGAAACTTCAACATGCTGATCTGATAGTTTTGCCAGGCAGCAAATCAACTCGTGCTGATATGGAATATTTGCGCTCACAAGGTTGGGATAAAGATATTCAGCGTCATATTCGTCTTGGTGGCAAGGTCATGGGAATATGTGGTGGCTATCAGATGCTTGGTCACTGGATACACGATCCAGATGGTGTAGAAGGCAAAGCGGGCAGCTCAAAAGGGCTTGGTTTGTTGGATATGGACACTACGTTAACGTCGCAAAAACAACTAACGAATGTCAAAGGTACGCTACATCTTAACGGCGAAAGTGCCCGTGTTTCCGGCTATGAAATTCACGTTGGGGTATCTGAACTCGCGGTGGATTCACATTCAAAGCCTATTATTACTCTTGATAATGGTAATAACGATGGATTAGTCAGTCCTTGTGGCCAGATCCTTGGTACTTATCTGCATGGTGTCTTTGATGAGTTTGAAACAGCGAGTCTAATTTGCCGCTGGGCGGGAGCAGAAGAATTACAGGAATATGATCATGTGGCGACTAAAGAGTTGGCAATCAATAGAATTGCAGACGCAATAGAAGAGAATATGAATTGGAGTTCCTTATGGGACGGTGCATTCAAGGTTAAATAA